The proteins below are encoded in one region of Belonocnema kinseyi isolate 2016_QV_RU_SX_M_011 chromosome 3, B_treatae_v1, whole genome shotgun sequence:
- the LOC117169408 gene encoding drosomycin-like, producing the protein MRGILLISVLAFIIMAFGIETIMGDCPSGVYRGPCLAWDGDTCRRVCKESGATSGHCSASTKCWCENGGC; encoded by the coding sequence atgagGGGAATACTTTTGATCTCAGTTCTGGCATTCATTATTATGGCTTTCGGCATCGAGACCATAATGGGCGATTGTCCGTCAGGAGTGTATCGTGGTCCATGTCTCGCATGGGATGGTGACACCTGTCGTCGCGTATGCAAAGAGTCAGGTGCAACAAGTGGTCACTGCTCTGCATCAACCAAATGCTGGTGTGAAAACGGAGGATGTTAG